A window from Culex pipiens pallens isolate TS chromosome 3, TS_CPP_V2, whole genome shotgun sequence encodes these proteins:
- the LOC120413656 gene encoding uncharacterized protein LOC120413656 encodes MNFPLWLLLMSVQVAFAKLSYRNHTCSPSSYAGICILGHLHYDPADEQVVHSFPRNRSHIRIVSDSRRVGRSTKVLNVDGKFYALLGRPACLEVLEHAVQRMELPRALRHGSFPDSYMRELSVEDGLGDPAVVYLELTGNMLEDVGSVGGLVNLEVLLLGDNMIKSIDTATFANLSRLRYLCLSYNYLSRISLSIFPKSLTHLDLFGCEITSLNYGELYYPNVEMLNIEGNLLTSIDGSALLLAMPKLKMVRIGRNFWDEDDDELEQTIQLFRRHNISLRIEADDDACENVGIEGVCFVEPSPPRTELPDILMSLVVILVAIALAGMLRWVFLAMNRK; translated from the exons ATGAACTTTCCACTCTG GCTACTCTTGATGAGCGTCCAAGTCGCGTTCGCCAAACTGAGCTACCGCAACCACACCTGCTCTCCGTCCAGCTACGCCGGCATCTGCATCCTGGGCCATCTTCACTACGACCCCGCCGACGAGCAGGTGGTTCACAGCTTCCCCCGCAATCGCTCCCACATTCGCATCGTCAGCGATTCCCGACGGGTTGGCCGCTCGACCAAGGTGCTGAACGTTGATGGCAAGTTTTACGCGCTGCTTGGTCGACCTGCTTGCTTGGAAGTGCTGGAACATGCCGTCCAGCGGATGGAGTTGCCGCGGGCACTTCGGCATGGAAGCTTCCCGGATTCTTACATGCGGGAGTTGAGTGTGGAAGATGGGTTGGGCGATCCGGCGGTTGTGTACTTGGAATTGACTGGGAATATGCTGGAGGATGTTGGGAGTGTTGGGGGTTTGGTTAACTTGGAAGTGCTGCTTTTGGGTGACAACATGATCAAAAGTATAGATACGGCTACGTTTGCGAATCTCAGCAGGCTGAGATATCTTTGTTTGAGCTACAACTATCTTAGCCGGATTTCGTTGAGCATCTTCCCAAAGAGTTTGACCCACCTGGATCTGTTTGGCTGCGAAATTACATCGCTTAACTATGGTGAGTTGTACTATCCGAACGTAGAAATGCTCAACATTGAGGGTAATTTGCTGACATCGATCGACGGTTCGGCGTTGCTTCTGGCGATGCCAAAGCTGAAAATGGTTCGTATTGGGAGGAACTTCTGGGACGAAGATGACGACGAACTTGAGCAAACTATTCAGCTGTTTCGGCGGCACAACATAAGTCTGCGTATTGAAGCGGACGACGATGCTTGCGAGAACGTTGGTATTGAGGGAGTTTGCTTTGTGGAGCCCAGCCCCCCACGAACGGAGCTTCCGGATATTCTGATGAGCTTGGTGGTGATCTTGGTTGCGATTGCTTTGGCAGGGATGCTACGCTGGGTATTTTTGGCCATGAACCGCAAGTGA
- the LOC120413657 gene encoding uncharacterized protein LOC120413657, with protein MKVTFWMVLLLPIHAAIATTLSIRNHTCVPSGYTKICILDSLHYHPNEVVHNFPPNQSHIRIVSQPSGYSREVLIMNAKLYALLGQPEILEVRGHAVWSLQIPRALKRGSFPHVYVRNLTVEPGTDSPVLVYLDLTNNYLRKVSSVASLINLEVLRLSDNFISTIVPSTFENLTKLRYLDLSYNDLSQISITTFPKSLIHLNLYKGQLSSLNYATLNYPSLEVLNLERNDLPFIDGPSLILALPSLKLVRIAGNPLEKYELQQTLLLFQRRNISFRNEADEASCTAGEDVHEGVCIAQPKPPRTVLKDVAMSLAVVLVAIALVATLRWVFLAMGGK; from the exons ATGAAAGTTACGTTCTG GATGGTGCTGTTGCTGCCCATCCATGCCGCGATCGCCACCACACTCTCGATACGGAATCATACCTGTGTCCCGTCCGGTTACACCAAGATTTGCATCCTCGACAGTCTTCACTACCATCCGAATGAGGTGGTCCACAATTTCCCCCCAAATCAGTCCCACATAAGGATCGTATCTCAACCTTCTGGATATAGCAGGGAAGTCCTAATTATGAACGCCAAATTGTACGCCCTGCTCGGTCAACCGGAGATCTTGGAAGTGCGCGGACATGCCGTGTGGAGTCTGCAGATACCGCGAGCACTCAAACGAGGAAGTTTCCCGCATGTCTACGTCAGGAATCTCACCGTGGAACCAGGCACGGATTCCCCAGTGCTAGTATACTTAGATCTAACGAACAATTACTTGCGGAAAGTTTCCAGCGTAGCCAGTTTGATTAACTTGGAGGTTCTCCGCCTGAGTGACAACTTCATCTCAACTATAGTCCCGTCCACATTCGAGAATCTCACCAAGCTGCGCTACCTCGACTTGAGCTACAACGACCTCAGCCAGATCTCCATCACCACCTTCCCAAAAAGCTTAATCCACCTAAACCTCTACAAAGGCCAACTCTCATCGCTCAACTACGCCACCCTTAACTACCCCTCGCTGGAAGTCCTCAACCTCGAACGCAACGATCTACCCTTTATCGACGGCCCCTCGCTGATCCTAGCCCTGCCCAGTCTGAAGCTCGTCCGTATCGCCGGAAACCCCCTCGAGAAGTACGAACTCCAGCAAACCCTGCTCCTGTTCCAACGCCGCAACATCAGCTTCCGGAACGAGGCGGACGAGGCGAGTTGTACGGCTGGTGAGGACGTCCACGAAGGAGTTTGCATTGCCCAACCCAAGCCACCCCGGACGGTGCTGAAGGACGTGGCGATGAGCTTGGCGGTGGTTTTGGTGGCGATCGCGTTGGTGGCGACCCTGCGCTGGGTGTTTCTCGCGATGGGTGGGAAGTGA